A window of the Tunturibacter empetritectus genome harbors these coding sequences:
- a CDS encoding ROK family protein codes for MRRIGTVDIGGTKIAAGIVSDDGKILHRSECPTQPKRGLRDAVDRIQRMLQAAIDQCGRIDGIGIACPSPLDPLTGVIGVVGTLPGWEGGPLADAVGERFGLPVVVENDADAATLAEYAWGATKTSGTLIYVTISTGIGGGIVQSGRLYRGVRGAHPEFGHQLIDPTGPLCYCTLSGCWESLASGAAMTASFPEIDPGRGLLTAAEICGLAQQGDPLALRAVKREAHYLGLGLANLVTLFVPDVICLGGGVMRSSDLFLDDVRATVRSLCTQVPVEYTTITLSSLGPDVGLLGAAQSWLLRNPSC; via the coding sequence ATGAGACGCATCGGGACTGTAGATATTGGAGGTACCAAGATCGCCGCCGGCATTGTTAGCGATGATGGAAAGATCCTTCACCGGAGCGAGTGTCCCACCCAGCCGAAGCGCGGATTGCGGGATGCTGTCGATCGAATCCAGCGGATGCTGCAAGCAGCAATCGATCAATGCGGCCGCATCGACGGCATCGGCATTGCATGCCCAAGCCCGCTCGATCCGCTAACCGGAGTCATCGGTGTCGTAGGTACGTTGCCCGGCTGGGAGGGGGGCCCTCTCGCCGATGCCGTTGGCGAGCGCTTCGGCCTCCCTGTTGTCGTCGAGAACGATGCGGACGCGGCAACTCTTGCGGAATATGCCTGGGGCGCAACGAAGACGTCAGGAACTCTTATCTATGTCACGATCAGTACCGGCATCGGTGGTGGCATTGTGCAAAGCGGCCGGCTGTATCGCGGCGTGCGCGGCGCCCATCCCGAGTTTGGTCACCAGCTCATTGACCCCACCGGACCTCTTTGCTACTGCACACTCTCCGGTTGTTGGGAGAGCCTTGCGAGCGGCGCAGCGATGACTGCGTCTTTCCCCGAAATCGATCCCGGCAGAGGCCTGCTGACGGCCGCTGAGATATGCGGGCTTGCCCAACAGGGTGATCCGCTCGCACTTCGTGCAGTCAAACGCGAGGCCCATTACCTCGGCCTGGGCTTGGCCAACCTTGTCACCCTGTTTGTTCCCGATGTCATCTGCCTGGGAGGCGGAGTGATGCGAAGCAGTGATTTGTTTCTAGACGATGTTCGGGCGACGGTGCGAAGCCTCTGCACGCAGGTGCCCGTTGAATACACCACCATTACTCTGTCTTCGCTCGGACCCGACGTCGGCCTGCTGGGTGCGGCGCAGTCATGGCTGCTTCGGAATCCATCATGCTGA
- a CDS encoding N-acetylglucosamine-6-phosphate deacetylase, whose translation MTTITGRDPQSGHNHTLFVDEGVIVRIEENSASSDLFLSPGLVDLQVNGCSEFDVNAQQLTPGTITDLVDAMLSRGVTCFAPTIITAPEDKICHALSVIADARRSHPRAAACIPFVHVEGPHISPLYGYRGAHPADAVRPPSIAEFERWQQASGGIVGMVTLSPHFEESCAYIAALAKQGIHVAIGHTHASPEEIRRAIDAGARLVTHLGNGIAPEIPRHRNAIWSLLADDRVSATFIADGHHLPPDVLKVMLRAKTLQHSVLVSDSVALAGMPPGTYSTPVGGRVELRPDGKLCVFGSELLAGATASLAQCIGTLVRTSDVLLHEALAMATTNPGKLVGGRGQFTTGFRADLLRFSWQDSILIEDVWLAGEQVYTRTEVRK comes from the coding sequence ATGACAACCATAACCGGACGTGATCCGCAAAGCGGGCACAATCACACCCTTTTCGTCGACGAGGGTGTGATTGTGCGCATCGAAGAGAACTCTGCGAGCAGCGATCTCTTTCTCTCCCCCGGCTTAGTGGATCTTCAGGTAAATGGCTGCTCTGAATTTGATGTAAACGCACAGCAACTCACGCCAGGCACAATTACAGACCTTGTCGATGCGATGCTGTCTCGTGGTGTCACCTGTTTCGCGCCGACGATTATCACCGCACCCGAAGATAAGATCTGCCACGCCCTCAGCGTAATTGCCGATGCGCGCCGCAGTCATCCACGTGCGGCCGCATGCATTCCGTTTGTTCACGTGGAAGGTCCGCACATCTCTCCGCTGTATGGATACCGCGGCGCCCATCCTGCCGATGCCGTGCGGCCACCCTCGATCGCAGAGTTCGAGCGCTGGCAGCAGGCTTCCGGCGGCATCGTCGGCATGGTCACGCTGTCTCCGCATTTCGAAGAATCCTGTGCGTATATCGCTGCGCTGGCCAAGCAGGGAATCCATGTTGCCATCGGCCACACACATGCTTCGCCTGAAGAGATTCGGCGCGCGATCGATGCAGGGGCACGCCTTGTAACCCACCTTGGAAATGGAATTGCGCCGGAGATCCCGCGGCACCGCAATGCCATCTGGTCCCTTCTCGCCGACGACCGCGTCTCCGCGACCTTCATCGCGGATGGACACCATCTGCCGCCTGACGTTCTCAAAGTAATGCTGCGCGCGAAAACTTTGCAGCACAGCGTGCTCGTATCTGACTCGGTCGCGCTCGCGGGTATGCCTCCAGGCACCTACTCCACTCCGGTTGGAGGGCGTGTCGAACTTCGGCCAGATGGCAAACTCTGTGTCTTCGGTTCCGAACTTCTTGCGGGAGCTACGGCTTCACTCGCGCAATGCATCGGCACTCTCGTCCGAACCTCCGACGTGCTTCTCCACGAGGCGCTGGCCATGGCCACAACGAATCCCGGAAAACTCGTTGGAGGCCGCGGTCAATTTACAACCGGATTTCGCGCTGACCTCCTCAGATTCAGCTGGCAGGATTCGATCCTCATTGAGGATGTCTGGCTGGCCGGAGAACAAGTGTATACACGCACCGAAGTCCGCAAGTAG
- a CDS encoding glucosamine-6-phosphate deaminase, with product MKVHVAKSRAELGHFAAHEIGETLREGLRTKTHLRLILAAAPSQSDMLAALRREPKIDWTRITAFHMDEYIGLPADAPQGFANWLKREFIDHLPLSRFEPINPDNNPEAACKRYAALLAEDPVDVVLLGIGTNGHLAFNDPPANLDDPVPVKVVTLDTMCREQQVLDGCFPTLDDVPHLAITLTIPTLLSGRELFCCVPGRHKSTAVQAALESTISGDCPATALRTHPRCTLYLDHESSSMREIYGHDNHNRT from the coding sequence ATGAAAGTTCATGTAGCGAAATCCCGCGCAGAACTCGGCCATTTCGCTGCGCATGAGATCGGCGAAACACTGCGCGAAGGTCTGCGTACCAAGACGCACCTTCGTTTGATCTTGGCAGCGGCGCCAAGCCAGAGCGATATGCTCGCGGCCCTTCGCCGTGAGCCGAAAATTGACTGGACTCGCATCACAGCATTCCACATGGACGAGTACATCGGGCTGCCCGCTGATGCGCCTCAGGGGTTCGCCAACTGGCTCAAGCGGGAGTTCATCGACCACCTTCCGCTTTCTCGCTTTGAGCCAATCAATCCAGACAACAATCCCGAAGCAGCGTGCAAGCGGTACGCCGCGCTGTTGGCTGAAGATCCTGTGGACGTCGTTCTGCTCGGCATCGGAACCAATGGCCACCTTGCCTTCAACGATCCACCCGCGAACCTCGACGACCCTGTTCCCGTCAAGGTCGTCACGCTGGATACGATGTGTCGGGAGCAGCAAGTTCTCGATGGCTGCTTTCCCACCCTCGACGACGTGCCGCACCTCGCAATCACGCTTACAATTCCCACACTCCTTTCAGGCCGCGAGCTCTTCTGCTGCGTGCCTGGCCGGCATAAGAGCACCGCCGTGCAGGCTGCGCTCGAGTCGACCATTAGCGGGGATTGCCCGGCAACCGCACTGCGCACCCATCCCCGGTGCACCCTTTACCTCGATCATGAGTCGAGCTCGATGCGTGAGATCTATGGGCATGACAACCATAACCGGACGTGA
- a CDS encoding MFS transporter produces MMQDEESAETVIPAIEGVTPPSATNSALTTFYADRKRMWSNVLWITFGQFGMSVSMTIVEPLMNLRLKAIGVSESSVGLLTSANLWAVSFLVMYFSWKSDHSTSRLGRRTPYTLLSLPFIAVALVLFPLSTQKWVLITLMLTYFFFNDMKASTYPLLAIDCVSKEVLARVSGLVAITVSMAGFLSTRLGAKMADVNPKGVFFIAAAVMTSMTLIALWRIKEPPVYHPAKSSFNLLAPIKIACRDKRILVLIVAVALLNSFPMIFKTWVWFYAKSKLGLTIGDTGVAISWGLLLQVAFSYPAGWLIDRFGSYLALCIQWLIMLTLVLSSIHVTNSHGLVLLMSLYFLFLPLQVAGDTILWRTMDKADTGSYTSTVALVRNFSTGTVIAISGFLIKWTGSYIVAFWFGFGLSSIALVVFFIYRNIMRNGRSSPASIATGNKPDDIKKSDSRFGASPNPSVAAV; encoded by the coding sequence ATGATGCAGGACGAAGAGAGCGCGGAGACTGTGATACCCGCCATAGAAGGGGTTACACCGCCTTCTGCGACGAACAGCGCGCTCACAACCTTCTACGCTGACCGCAAGCGGATGTGGAGCAATGTCCTCTGGATTACCTTCGGCCAATTTGGCATGTCAGTCTCGATGACCATCGTCGAGCCGCTCATGAACCTGCGCCTCAAAGCGATCGGCGTCAGCGAATCGAGTGTTGGCCTGCTGACTTCGGCAAATTTATGGGCAGTCAGTTTTCTCGTCATGTACTTCTCCTGGAAGAGCGACCATAGCACCAGCCGATTAGGACGCCGCACACCCTATACGCTGCTGTCACTGCCGTTCATCGCTGTGGCGCTCGTGCTCTTTCCGTTGTCTACCCAAAAGTGGGTGCTCATCACGTTGATGCTCACGTACTTTTTCTTCAACGATATGAAAGCATCGACCTACCCGCTCCTCGCGATCGATTGTGTATCCAAGGAAGTTTTAGCGCGCGTCTCCGGCCTGGTTGCTATTACCGTCAGCATGGCCGGATTCCTCTCGACCCGTCTGGGAGCGAAGATGGCGGACGTCAATCCCAAAGGCGTCTTCTTCATCGCGGCAGCCGTCATGACCAGCATGACGCTAATAGCGCTGTGGCGTATCAAGGAGCCACCGGTCTACCACCCAGCCAAGAGCAGCTTCAATCTATTAGCACCTATCAAAATCGCGTGCCGCGACAAACGAATCCTCGTGCTTATCGTCGCCGTCGCGTTGCTCAATTCATTTCCCATGATCTTCAAGACCTGGGTGTGGTTCTACGCGAAGAGCAAGCTCGGTCTCACCATCGGTGACACCGGCGTCGCAATTTCCTGGGGACTGTTGTTGCAGGTTGCTTTCTCCTACCCTGCGGGTTGGCTCATCGATCGCTTCGGAAGCTACCTCGCGCTCTGTATCCAGTGGTTGATTATGCTGACACTCGTACTCAGCTCGATCCATGTCACTAACTCGCACGGCCTCGTTCTTCTCATGTCGTTGTACTTCCTCTTCCTTCCGTTGCAGGTAGCAGGAGACACGATTCTCTGGAGGACCATGGACAAAGCAGATACCGGCTCCTACACCTCGACAGTCGCGCTCGTGCGCAACTTCAGCACTGGCACTGTCATTGCTATCTCCGGCTTCCTGATTAAGTGGACCGGAAGTTACATCGTCGCATTCTGGTTCGGTTTCGGTCTGAGTTCCATTGCGTTGGTGGTCTTCTTTATCTATCGCAACATCATGCGCAACGGACGCTCTTCACCTGCTTCCATTGCGACAGGGAACAAGCCAGATGACATCAAGAAATCTGATTCGCGCTTTGGCGCGTCACCTAACCCGAGTGTCGCAGCCGTATGA
- a CDS encoding Gfo/Idh/MocA family protein, giving the protein MSAEKAIEVAILGCGQMGQNILRTLQNSPRVSAIKAFDRNAERMKELKTTFGVKSAPTLDDVLRDPAIKLVFVTASNNAHRELTVAALEAGMAVMCEKPMATTIPDAQAMVEAAERTNGFLQIGFELRYSHLYTTVKDWITRGLLGRVLNTQCTYCSSAWGRHDVWRVASKTSGGMFGEKLSHYVDLVRWWIGDEVEEVYATCAPNVIPYYEVHDNYHCSYRFKNGAISHLTFMMGPAASFKGDPLQNAVSQQAGDGHVLRYMIYGEKGAAETDVFQRTIKRWEFGEDDYGQTSKWIQNETWDPEHDFAYFHNTHDQALDIVRRVAEGERPSINPRDALETTKLCFAAELSAAEKRPVRLDELK; this is encoded by the coding sequence ATGAGTGCGGAAAAAGCAATCGAGGTGGCCATTCTCGGCTGTGGGCAAATGGGACAGAACATTTTACGTACGCTTCAAAACAGCCCAAGAGTCAGTGCCATCAAGGCGTTTGATCGAAACGCTGAGCGCATGAAAGAGTTGAAAACCACGTTTGGCGTGAAGTCTGCTCCAACACTTGACGACGTACTGCGGGATCCGGCGATCAAACTGGTCTTTGTCACCGCCTCCAACAATGCGCACCGAGAACTAACCGTGGCGGCACTCGAGGCAGGGATGGCCGTGATGTGCGAGAAGCCCATGGCGACCACCATTCCGGACGCGCAAGCCATGGTGGAAGCAGCCGAACGCACGAACGGGTTTCTTCAGATCGGCTTCGAGTTGCGCTACTCACATCTCTACACCACGGTGAAGGACTGGATCACTCGCGGCCTCCTTGGCCGTGTGCTCAATACGCAGTGCACCTACTGCTCAAGTGCCTGGGGACGTCACGATGTCTGGAGGGTTGCCTCCAAAACCAGCGGCGGCATGTTTGGGGAGAAGCTCAGTCACTATGTCGATCTCGTGCGTTGGTGGATCGGCGACGAGGTGGAGGAAGTGTACGCGACGTGCGCGCCTAACGTGATTCCGTACTATGAAGTCCACGACAACTATCACTGCAGTTACCGCTTCAAGAACGGCGCCATCAGTCACCTCACCTTCATGATGGGGCCCGCTGCCAGCTTCAAAGGGGACCCGCTGCAAAATGCAGTCTCGCAACAGGCTGGCGACGGCCATGTGCTGCGCTACATGATCTATGGGGAAAAGGGCGCTGCCGAGACGGATGTTTTTCAGCGAACGATTAAGCGCTGGGAGTTCGGCGAAGACGACTATGGTCAAACCAGCAAATGGATCCAGAACGAGACCTGGGATCCGGAGCATGACTTCGCCTACTTTCACAACACCCATGACCAGGCTCTCGACATCGTGCGTCGCGTTGCCGAGGGAGAGCGTCCCAGCATCAACCCGCGCGATGCGCTGGAAACAACAAAACTCTGTTTTGCCGCTGAGCTATCGGCTGCTGAAAAGCGTCCCGTCCGCTTGGATGAACTCAAATAA
- a CDS encoding TonB-dependent receptor — protein sequence MNTSHSRLVKRHSGVRALIVFILAVCCSGFSALAQEVTATITGIVTDPTGRIVANADIKAQDLDRGTIWPTRTNGSGFYTITRLPVGRYEVRVISPGFRTAMESPIELQLNQVASGNIKLVLGAANETVQVTSEAPLLQTDTTDVGTVIDARTNVSLPLASRNYLQLTLLTPGAVTVQPTGFQSGQNAGQVARPEINGNRFDANSYLLDGMDNNDAGSNYVAYSPQPDAIQEFRVLTQNAPADFGNYMGGVISASIKEGTNSFHGSAFEFFRNDVLNANQWMNKLIPGSIIPRQKLRWNEFGGTIGGPILKDKLFFFADYQGERFDFPRTTSTITVFTAKERTGDVSELVAAGKTIVDPQTGLPFADNVIPQPRLSQTALAIVNSQYYPTPINGLLQANAHNTTAVKTDSDQGDGRIDYAASVKDHFMGRFSYSDLTNPTVNSFALDYNPYNLVSTWNFVTGYTRTISPNLLNDARLGVNYVRVGQNQTTSNFSGDATSLFKIPGLTTSFLPAMSFSGGYVSNFGTKESVTDNYDTSVQYSDVVNWVRGKHSMRFGFQGWRIRTNGLFNGSNGQAGSFGFNTTYSGSPETDFLLGLPTNVGVGNLGAEWGQRNNVFAGFVQDDWKVTDRLTFNLGFRYETHTPFVEANDKEVNWDPQTGTFELPGQNGNSRALYNSYNGYGNYQPRVGVAYQLMPKTTVRASYGLSSFMEGTGLGLRLPGNPPQPIAASANYSALGYPTTTLDQGFTPIAVPAGCTIAGLESAAPNCYKGAIIYSWDKHVQPAHSNQWSLFVQHELSPSAIVQVGYVGQSTTHLTNAELLTQLVWDSPGVVSPSPFFAQNRPVINQLAYIFGTFAAAHQNYNALQTQMQGRLNHGLSYLLSYTWSRCMTNSQGFWGEGGQSQAPSAWWQNTYNPSGENGACYYNVKGVFTGYVIYDLPFGRGRQFGTNMNRAADAVVGGWKVNVIPTFRGGFPLTLSSNSDHSGTNSFQNRPDCIASPHVLHKQTIGNGFYGYRWFDPASYQEPKDGYFGNCSVSSVYGPGEQNIDASIAKTFSITDHQNIEFRTEFINAFNHVILDAPNNGGIDIANPDGGTIGQIKTSEGARNIQFALKYNF from the coding sequence ATGAACACTTCGCATTCGCGTTTGGTGAAGAGGCACTCAGGCGTTCGGGCGTTGATCGTTTTTATCCTGGCAGTCTGTTGTTCCGGGTTTTCTGCGCTTGCGCAGGAAGTGACCGCGACCATCACTGGCATTGTCACTGATCCCACTGGTCGGATTGTGGCGAATGCCGACATCAAGGCTCAGGATCTGGACCGGGGCACGATTTGGCCGACCCGTACCAACGGATCCGGTTTTTACACCATTACACGGCTTCCAGTCGGGCGCTACGAGGTCCGCGTAATCTCTCCCGGCTTCAGGACGGCAATGGAGTCGCCGATTGAACTGCAGCTCAATCAAGTAGCGTCGGGGAACATCAAACTCGTCTTGGGTGCAGCCAACGAGACGGTGCAGGTAACGAGTGAGGCGCCACTCTTGCAGACCGACACGACCGATGTCGGCACGGTCATCGACGCGCGCACCAACGTCAGCTTGCCGCTGGCCAGCCGCAACTATCTGCAGCTCACGCTTTTGACACCAGGTGCTGTGACTGTTCAGCCGACAGGATTTCAGAGTGGCCAAAATGCTGGACAGGTCGCTCGTCCGGAGATCAACGGAAACCGCTTCGATGCGAACAGCTACCTGCTCGACGGCATGGATAACAACGATGCAGGAAGTAATTACGTTGCATACTCCCCGCAGCCTGACGCAATTCAGGAGTTCCGCGTCCTGACGCAGAATGCTCCTGCCGACTTTGGCAACTACATGGGCGGTGTGATCAGCGCCTCGATCAAGGAAGGCACAAACTCCTTCCACGGCTCCGCCTTCGAGTTTTTCCGCAACGATGTGCTCAACGCGAACCAGTGGATGAATAAGCTAATCCCGGGTAGCATCATTCCCCGGCAGAAGCTGCGCTGGAACGAGTTTGGGGGCACAATCGGCGGCCCAATCTTGAAAGACAAGCTCTTCTTCTTTGCCGACTACCAGGGTGAGCGGTTTGACTTTCCCAGGACAACGTCCACCATCACTGTATTTACTGCAAAGGAGCGTACTGGCGACGTCTCTGAACTGGTGGCGGCAGGCAAGACGATCGTCGATCCGCAAACCGGATTACCTTTCGCCGACAACGTCATTCCGCAACCTCGCCTCAGCCAGACAGCGCTGGCTATTGTCAATTCGCAGTATTACCCAACGCCGATCAACGGCTTGCTTCAGGCGAATGCGCACAACACGACTGCCGTCAAGACAGACAGTGACCAGGGGGATGGCCGTATCGATTACGCCGCAAGCGTCAAGGACCACTTCATGGGTCGCTTCTCGTACTCCGATTTGACGAACCCGACCGTAAACTCATTTGCCCTCGACTACAACCCATACAACCTGGTCTCGACGTGGAACTTCGTCACCGGCTACACGCGGACAATATCTCCAAACCTGCTGAACGATGCGCGTCTGGGCGTGAACTACGTCAGGGTTGGACAGAACCAAACCACATCAAACTTTTCAGGAGACGCGACCAGCTTGTTCAAGATTCCTGGTTTGACGACAAGCTTCCTTCCCGCTATGAGTTTTAGTGGGGGCTATGTGAGTAACTTTGGCACCAAGGAAAGCGTCACCGATAACTACGACACCTCGGTTCAATATTCGGACGTAGTGAACTGGGTGCGCGGGAAGCACAGCATGCGCTTCGGCTTCCAGGGATGGCGGATTCGTACCAATGGTTTATTCAATGGTAGTAATGGACAGGCCGGAAGCTTTGGCTTCAACACCACATACTCGGGTAGCCCCGAAACAGACTTCCTGCTCGGCTTGCCCACCAATGTTGGTGTTGGTAACTTGGGCGCGGAGTGGGGACAACGTAACAACGTCTTTGCCGGCTTCGTTCAAGACGACTGGAAGGTGACGGATCGGTTGACGTTCAATCTCGGTTTCCGTTACGAGACGCACACACCTTTTGTCGAAGCCAACGACAAAGAGGTCAACTGGGACCCGCAGACAGGTACCTTTGAGTTGCCCGGTCAGAACGGCAATAGCCGCGCACTCTACAACTCGTATAACGGCTACGGGAATTATCAGCCTCGCGTCGGCGTGGCTTACCAGTTGATGCCAAAGACCACGGTTCGTGCGTCTTACGGATTGTCGTCTTTCATGGAAGGCACGGGTCTGGGGCTGCGACTGCCGGGTAACCCACCGCAGCCGATTGCGGCCAGTGCCAATTACAGCGCCCTCGGCTACCCGACGACAACGCTGGACCAGGGCTTTACCCCGATCGCGGTTCCTGCTGGATGTACGATTGCCGGTTTGGAGAGCGCAGCCCCAAATTGTTACAAAGGCGCCATTATCTACTCGTGGGATAAGCACGTACAGCCGGCACACTCGAATCAGTGGAGTCTCTTCGTGCAGCACGAATTATCACCGTCGGCTATCGTTCAAGTGGGATATGTTGGGCAATCGACTACACACCTGACCAACGCGGAGCTGCTCACGCAGCTTGTGTGGGACTCGCCGGGTGTGGTCAGCCCATCACCATTCTTCGCACAAAACCGGCCTGTCATTAATCAATTGGCATATATCTTCGGCACTTTCGCGGCGGCACATCAAAACTACAACGCCTTACAGACACAGATGCAAGGACGGCTGAACCACGGCCTGTCATATCTGCTCAGCTACACGTGGTCTCGCTGCATGACCAATTCACAGGGATTCTGGGGAGAAGGCGGGCAATCTCAAGCGCCAAGCGCTTGGTGGCAGAACACCTACAATCCCTCGGGCGAGAACGGAGCTTGCTACTACAACGTTAAGGGGGTCTTCACAGGCTATGTGATCTACGACCTGCCCTTTGGCCGCGGAAGGCAATTCGGCACCAATATGAACAGAGCCGCCGATGCTGTGGTGGGTGGTTGGAAAGTGAACGTGATACCGACCTTCCGCGGCGGTTTCCCGCTAACGCTTAGCTCTAATAGCGACCACTCTGGCACCAACTCCTTTCAAAACCGGCCGGATTGCATAGCGTCCCCGCATGTACTGCATAAACAGACCATCGGAAACGGGTTCTATGGGTATCGGTGGTTTGATCCCGCTTCCTACCAGGAGCCTAAAGATGGTTACTTCGGCAACTGCAGTGTGAGTTCGGTCTATGGCCCAGGCGAGCAGAACATCGACGCAAGCATTGCCAAGACATTTTCTATCACTGACCATCAGAATATCGAGTTCCGCACCGAGTTCATCAATGCTTTCAACCACGTGATCCTCGACGCGCCGAACAACGGAGGCATCGACATTGCGAACCCGGATGGCGGCACAATAGGTCAGATCAAGACGTCAGAGGGAGCACGGAACATTCAATTCGCCCTGAAATATAACTTCTAA
- a CDS encoding IclR family transcriptional regulator: protein MKKASTAMSSTLRCLKVLELLAEEPFELSFTDLAAKLEIPKASAHRLCTTLIEANLIVQEPVTRRYMLSSHALWVGSGYLRHSPIYRAAFFPMQDLARQVPGTVQLGVLDQDYVLFIHSVGYSGAPHAFADVGLRRPLNATASGKIFLAGMSQEDVERIMAKSAEKYTSSTITSIVKMKQEITQVRKIRYARNVEELLPGYWVLAAGVGGQENSPAAAISLTLPLDEFSPESEVAISALVKEAARKASLQLGHAGAGQSIGHSRRPPPPITRSAFNHA from the coding sequence ATGAAGAAGGCATCTACGGCCATGAGCTCCACGCTGCGTTGCCTCAAAGTTTTGGAATTGCTAGCCGAGGAACCGTTTGAACTGTCGTTCACCGACCTGGCTGCGAAACTTGAAATTCCAAAAGCCTCCGCGCATCGACTCTGCACTACTCTCATCGAAGCAAATCTCATCGTCCAGGAGCCAGTGACCCGGCGATATATGCTCAGCAGCCATGCGCTATGGGTTGGCTCCGGATATCTCCGTCATTCCCCTATCTACCGGGCCGCGTTTTTTCCCATGCAGGACCTCGCTCGCCAAGTGCCGGGCACGGTGCAACTTGGCGTGCTGGACCAGGACTACGTGCTGTTCATCCATTCCGTCGGGTACTCCGGTGCGCCTCATGCCTTCGCGGATGTGGGCCTGCGCCGGCCGCTCAATGCCACTGCTTCCGGAAAGATATTTCTGGCGGGCATGTCGCAGGAAGACGTCGAGCGCATCATGGCGAAGAGCGCGGAAAAATACACCAGCAGCACCATCACCTCGATCGTAAAGATGAAACAGGAGATTACGCAGGTAAGGAAGATTCGCTACGCGCGCAACGTGGAGGAGCTTTTGCCAGGCTACTGGGTGCTCGCCGCAGGAGTGGGTGGACAGGAAAACAGTCCGGCTGCCGCTATCAGCCTCACGCTTCCGCTGGATGAATTTTCTCCGGAAAGTGAGGTAGCGATCTCAGCCCTGGTCAAGGAAGCTGCGCGTAAAGCGTCGCTACAGCTTGGCCACGCGGGAGCTGGACAGAGCATAGGACATAGCCGTAGACCGCCGCCGCCGATAACAAGATCGGCCTTCAATCATGCATAG